ACGAACACCTTCTTCGGCCAGGTGTGGCTGGTGCTGAACCCACTGCTGCTGGCAGCGGTCTACTACCTACTGGTCGACATCATCGCCGGTGGGAGTACCAAGATCGATGCCGGTGAGCGGTTCGCGCACATGTGCGGCGGCCTCTTCGCCTTCTACTACTTCTCCGGTGCGATGACAGCGGGCGCGGCGAGCGTCGTCGGCGGCGGCAAGCTGCTGATGAACCAGTCGTTCCCGCGGATGTTGTTGCCGCTGTCGGCGGTGCGGACTGCGTTCTTCCGCTTCCTGCCGACCTTGGTCGTCTATCTGGTCATCCACCTGGCAATGCGGCAGCCCCTGCACTGGGCGATGCTGCTGGCCCCGGCGTTCCTGATCATGCTGACGGTGTTCGCCGCCGGCATGGGCATGATCTTCGCGGCCCTGCAGGTGTACTTCCGGGACACCACCAGCTTCCTGCCGTACTTCGTGCGGATCTGGCTCTACATGTCACCGGTGCTGTGGTTCGCCGAGCAGGCCCCGGCGAAGTTCAAGGGCTTCATCCAGTACAACCCGCTCTACCCGCTGATCGGCGGCTGGGCCGACCTGCTGGTGCGTGGCGACATCCCGAAGTGGCAGATGTGGGCCGGCGGTGGGTTCTGGGCGATCGTCGCCTTCGTGATCGGCTCGCTGTTCTTCATGTCGAGGGAGCGTGAGTTCGTTGTCCGTCTCTGACACTGAGAAGAAGCCGATGCAGAAGAGCCCTTCGGACATTCCGGCCGTCAAGGTGCAGGACGTGTCCATCACCTACCGGACCACGTTCGAGCGGGTGCCGACGTTCAAGAGCGCTCTGGTGCGCTTCGGTCGCGGCGAGCGGGCGGTCCGTGAGGTCAAGGCCGTCCAGAACGTCTCGTTCGACGTCAACCACGGCACCACGATCGGCATCATCGGCGCGAACGGCGCCGGGAAGTCGACGCTGATGCGCGCGGTCGCCGGCATCCTGCCGCCGACCTCGGGCCGGATCGAGGTGCACGGCCGGGTCTCCACCCTGCTGTCGCTGGGCGTCGGCTTCAACGCCGCCCTGTCCGGCAAGGAGAACGTGGTCCTCGGCGGACTCGCGGCGGGCCTGAGCCGCAAGGAGATCGAGGCCCGGTACGAGGAGATCGCGGAGTTCGCCGAGCTCGGTGACTTCATGGAGATGCCGATGCGGACGTACTCGTCCGGCATGTTCAGCCGGCTGGCGTTCTCCGTCGCGGTGCACATGGATCCGGACATCCTGCTGATCGACGAGGCGCTGTCGGCGGGTGACGCGTCGTTCAAGAGCAAGGCCGCGGCCAAGATGGGCGAACTGGTCACGAACAGCCGGACCATGTTCCTGGTCAGCCACGCGATGAGCAGTGTCCGCGAGATGTGCAACGACTGCATCTGGTTGCACAAGGGCAAGCTGATGATGCGCGGTGAGCCGAACGAGGTCATCCAGGCCTACACGAAGTTCCTGCAGGTCGGCGAAGCAGAAGCTGTCTCACTCGAGGACCTCTGACCAATGTCACGCAGCACCGCGCCGGACGTGGGGATCATCACGACCGGCCACGACGTGGCCGATGCGCGCCTGCACAAGATCACCGCTGCCCTGCAGCACCGTGATCTGTCGGTCGAGCTGTGGGGCCTCGGCGACGCCGACGGTGGACCGGAGGGTGCTGTGGTGCACGCCGGACCGCGCGGCAACCTGGTGCAGCGGCTGGCCCGGACTGCCGTACTGCCGTGGCGGACCAAGGCCAAGGTGGTGATGACGGTCGACCCGGACATGATCCCGTTCACCCGGCTCGTCACCGCGCTGCGGCGGCGCAAGTTCGTGGTCGACGTGCACGAGGATTACGAGCGGCTGCTGGCCGATCGCGCGTGGGCGCAGGGTCCTGCGGGTCTGCCGGCCCGGCTGATCGTGCGCGCCGGGTCGAAGCTGGCCGCGGGCGCCGATCTCACCGTGGTCGCAGACTCGCACCTCGCACCTCACCAGGCGAAGCACCGCATCGTGGTGCAGAACCTTCCCAACCGCGGCTTCCTGGCCCCGTCCCCGCCCACCGGCGCACCGCGTGCGGTGTACGTCGGGGACCTGCGCAGGAGCCGTGGACTGTTCGACATGGTCGAGACCGTCGCCGCGGCGCCGGACTGGTCTCTCGACCTGGTCGGCCCGGTCGCACCGTCGGACCGGGACGAGCTGGAGGCCCGGATCGCGCAGCCCGACCTCACCGGTCGGGTCCGGCTGCACGGGCGCCAGCCACCGGCGGACGCGTGGCAGCTCACCAAGGGAGCTTGGGCGAGCCTGGCCATGCTGCAGCCGACCCCGGCGTTCGTGGAAGCGATGCCGTCCAAGATCTACGAGTACCTCGCCAGCGGTCTTCCCGTGCTGTCCACCCGGCTGCCCCGGCAGACCAAGGTGATCGAGGAGTCCGGTGGCGGAGTCCTGGTGGACTCGGTGGCGGAGGCGTCCGAGACCCTGCGGCGCTGGTCCGCGGACCCCGGTGAGCTGGAGAAGCTGCGCGACCACGCGCTGCAGTGGGCGGCGGACCATCTGCCCACGAACACGCCGTACGACGACCTGGCCGACGCGATTCTCAAACTGCTGAAGGACCCTGCTTCCTTGAAAGGACGTGCATGACCGCCCGCCCTCATCTGTTGTACGTCGCCTGGGGCTTCCCGCCCTGCCGTGGCGGCGGTGTCTACCGGGCTCTGGCCACGGCCAACCGGTTCGCCGCGCTCGGCTGGAAGGTGACCGTGCTGACGGCCGACCGCGACACGTTCTTCCGGTTCACCGGTGCGGACCTGACCCTCGAGGAGCGGGTCGACCCGTCCGTCGAGGTCGTCCGGGTCCCGTTCGAGTGGCCGATTCTCGAAGCCGACCTGCGCCGCTGGTCCAAGCGCCGGGCGTCGAACCCGAAGCTCTGGGCCAAGTGGCGCACCAAGCAGGACCAGATCCCGTTCCCGGAGAGCGGCTACGGGCCGTGGCGTTCGGTGCTCGAGAAGGCCGCGGAGCGCATCCACCAGGCGAACAAGGTCGACCTGACGGTCGCCACCGCCAACCCGCACGTCGCGTTCACCGCGGCGTACC
This Kribbella sp. NBC_00482 DNA region includes the following protein-coding sequences:
- a CDS encoding glycosyltransferase; this encodes MSRSTAPDVGIITTGHDVADARLHKITAALQHRDLSVELWGLGDADGGPEGAVVHAGPRGNLVQRLARTAVLPWRTKAKVVMTVDPDMIPFTRLVTALRRRKFVVDVHEDYERLLADRAWAQGPAGLPARLIVRAGSKLAAGADLTVVADSHLAPHQAKHRIVVQNLPNRGFLAPSPPTGAPRAVYVGDLRRSRGLFDMVETVAAAPDWSLDLVGPVAPSDRDELEARIAQPDLTGRVRLHGRQPPADAWQLTKGAWASLAMLQPTPAFVEAMPSKIYEYLASGLPVLSTRLPRQTKVIEESGGGVLVDSVAEASETLRRWSADPGELEKLRDHALQWAADHLPTNTPYDDLADAILKLLKDPASLKGRA
- a CDS encoding ABC transporter permease, which gives rise to MNATSVDEEFNPSVHVYEPHKVGLPKLRPYFRALWQRREFAAEMSRTNIRAANTNTFFGQVWLVLNPLLLAAVYYLLVDIIAGGSTKIDAGERFAHMCGGLFAFYYFSGAMTAGAASVVGGGKLLMNQSFPRMLLPLSAVRTAFFRFLPTLVVYLVIHLAMRQPLHWAMLLAPAFLIMLTVFAAGMGMIFAALQVYFRDTTSFLPYFVRIWLYMSPVLWFAEQAPAKFKGFIQYNPLYPLIGGWADLLVRGDIPKWQMWAGGGFWAIVAFVIGSLFFMSREREFVVRL
- a CDS encoding ABC transporter ATP-binding protein, whose protein sequence is MQKSPSDIPAVKVQDVSITYRTTFERVPTFKSALVRFGRGERAVREVKAVQNVSFDVNHGTTIGIIGANGAGKSTLMRAVAGILPPTSGRIEVHGRVSTLLSLGVGFNAALSGKENVVLGGLAAGLSRKEIEARYEEIAEFAELGDFMEMPMRTYSSGMFSRLAFSVAVHMDPDILLIDEALSAGDASFKSKAAAKMGELVTNSRTMFLVSHAMSSVREMCNDCIWLHKGKLMMRGEPNEVIQAYTKFLQVGEAEAVSLEDL